A single region of the Oleispira antarctica RB-8 genome encodes:
- a CDS encoding Sensor protein — protein MGYIFMRSFVFSFYSKLSLGLVFSFISVGIVLLVLAQYLTRSYQNEVEQKLHHQLAEHVVHDNKLLQDGEIDDAALKTAFHSMMILGPSFEFYILGPQGEVKTYSADPLRIKKHVVDIQPIQDFLSNQSNLPILGDDPRSEDNHKIFSAAPIFENIEGEDVLQGYLYIIIGGEIYDGIVDILQQSHILSIAVWSLALAMLFGLLVILILFFLLTRPLRRLTQDMQQFRQEGFKYDQLPASQWQQNSADEIERLGSTFNEMANTLNIQYQKVKNTDELRRELISYVSHDLRTPLASLQGYLETWSLKNNELTAQEGEELINVAMKNAQHMSRLIEQLFELAHLDSETVTLSTEPLGIAEFAQDVLQKMTLEANKKQVSLDVEPKDPSIMVMANVEKLENVFTNLIDNALRHCKAGDHIKIEILPSVTAGQLSVSVKDTGFGIAEKDLPLIFDAHFRASNSVRGKGRNSGLGLAISKRIVELHGSRLRVSSQLGRGTEFSFDLKAAQLIGTR, from the coding sequence ATGGGTTATATCTTTATGCGTAGCTTTGTATTTTCTTTTTACAGTAAATTGTCATTAGGTTTAGTTTTTAGCTTTATTTCCGTGGGCATTGTTTTATTGGTTTTGGCGCAGTACTTAACCCGCAGTTATCAAAATGAAGTGGAGCAAAAGCTACACCACCAATTGGCAGAGCATGTTGTACACGACAATAAACTTTTACAGGATGGAGAGATAGATGACGCTGCATTAAAAACAGCATTTCATTCTATGATGATTCTTGGGCCTAGTTTTGAATTCTATATTCTTGGCCCTCAAGGAGAGGTGAAAACATACTCCGCTGATCCTTTGCGAATAAAAAAACACGTCGTTGATATTCAACCCATACAGGATTTTTTAAGTAATCAATCAAACTTGCCTATTCTTGGGGATGATCCCAGAAGTGAAGATAATCATAAAATATTTTCGGCGGCGCCTATTTTCGAGAACATTGAAGGGGAAGACGTTTTACAGGGTTATTTGTATATTATCATCGGCGGAGAAATTTACGATGGCATCGTCGATATATTGCAACAGAGCCATATTTTATCAATAGCGGTTTGGAGCTTGGCCCTAGCGATGCTCTTTGGTTTATTGGTTATTCTTATTTTATTTTTTTTGTTAACGCGACCACTGCGCCGTTTAACGCAAGATATGCAGCAGTTTAGACAAGAAGGCTTTAAGTATGATCAATTGCCAGCATCTCAGTGGCAGCAGAACTCTGCCGATGAAATAGAACGTTTAGGCAGTACCTTTAACGAAATGGCTAATACACTGAACATTCAATATCAAAAAGTAAAAAATACAGATGAATTGCGTCGAGAATTGATCTCGTATGTCTCTCATGATTTACGCACTCCTTTAGCGTCTTTACAGGGGTATTTAGAAACGTGGTCGTTAAAAAATAATGAGTTAACAGCGCAAGAGGGTGAAGAACTTATTAATGTTGCTATGAAAAATGCACAGCACATGAGTCGCTTAATTGAGCAGCTTTTTGAACTCGCCCATTTAGACAGTGAAACAGTCACCCTGAGCACCGAGCCATTAGGCATTGCTGAGTTTGCGCAAGATGTATTGCAAAAAATGACTCTGGAAGCCAATAAAAAACAAGTAAGCCTAGACGTAGAGCCAAAAGATCCTTCGATAATGGTCATGGCAAATGTTGAGAAACTAGAGAATGTTTTCACCAATTTAATTGATAATGCACTGCGTCATTGTAAAGCGGGTGATCATATTAAAATTGAAATATTGCCCTCAGTGACTGCTGGTCAATTAAGTGTGAGTGTAAAAGATACTGGCTTTGGCATTGCCGAAAAAGATTTGCCCCTTATTTTTGATGCTCATTTTAGAGCCAGTAATAGCGTAAGAGGAAAGGGCCGAAATAGCGGTTTAGGTTTGGCTATTAGTAAACGCATTGTTGAATTGCACGGCTCTAGGTTGAGAGTGAGCAGTCAGCTTGGTAGAGGCACTGAATTTTCATTCGATTTAAAAGCAGCACAATTAATAGGCACACGATAG
- a CDS encoding probable transcriptional regulator, AraC type, producing MPNAHKHPSVSIHYLNIINNALERIGFQSPEIKALTGQYSEQEYYFNRVPLATLNEAWQSAELITQDPIIGLHVGEKIHPSDYGLLGQIMMNCNNLAEALDSILSVEFIINNIFVSEVIIENDCAVNRIYSQQYEAENIRHIIEQDISALINIGLFVMNKDYGEHNRPIEIHFRHKPAADQAEYERILKTKVLFEQEHNQAIFPLAILESPIYNPNPRVADLLNVELHQLLHEVENQDALTLRLWRYFQVQGVSFTADIDSIAQLFNITPRTLQRRLQQEGTNFQDELKYFRTQQAKQLLSNKQLTICEIAFQMGFSDNSAFHKAFKRWTGLTPKDYQALIK from the coding sequence ATGCCAAACGCCCACAAGCATCCTTCAGTTAGCATTCACTACCTAAACATTATTAATAATGCATTAGAGCGAATAGGCTTTCAGTCCCCCGAGATTAAGGCGCTAACAGGGCAGTATAGTGAACAGGAATATTATTTTAATCGAGTGCCCTTAGCGACGCTGAATGAAGCTTGGCAAAGTGCAGAACTGATCACTCAAGATCCAATTATTGGCTTGCACGTCGGTGAAAAGATACATCCCAGTGATTATGGTTTGCTAGGTCAAATCATGATGAATTGTAATAATTTGGCTGAAGCCTTAGACAGTATTCTGTCTGTTGAATTTATAATCAACAACATATTTGTGTCTGAAGTCATCATTGAAAATGACTGTGCCGTAAATCGTATTTATTCCCAGCAATACGAAGCTGAAAACATTCGCCACATTATTGAACAGGATATTTCTGCGCTCATCAATATTGGCCTGTTTGTTATGAACAAAGATTATGGTGAGCATAACCGCCCGATTGAGATTCACTTCCGCCATAAGCCTGCTGCTGATCAGGCAGAATATGAACGCATTTTAAAAACAAAAGTGTTGTTTGAACAAGAACACAATCAAGCCATTTTCCCACTGGCGATATTAGAATCCCCCATTTATAACCCAAACCCAAGAGTTGCCGACTTATTAAATGTTGAATTGCATCAACTTCTACATGAAGTCGAAAACCAAGACGCGTTAACATTAAGGCTGTGGCGTTATTTTCAAGTACAGGGTGTAAGCTTTACGGCGGATATTGACAGTATTGCTCAACTGTTCAATATCACTCCAAGAACACTACAACGTCGGCTTCAGCAAGAGGGGACAAATTTTCAAGACGAGCTTAAATATTTTCGCACTCAACAAGCCAAACAATTATTGAGCAATAAACAATTAACAATCTGTGAAATCGCTTTCCAAATGGGTTTTAGCGATAACAGTGCTTTTCATAAAGCATTCAAGCGCTGGACAGGATTAACACCAAAAGATTATCAAGCACTCATAAAATAA
- the plcA gene encoding 1-phosphatidylinositol phosphodiesterase — MKTFFIKTMGSKALLGLFTGVLGFSSLASAHNDAAYSHDYRAVASNPSWMAGVDGNKRVSELSIPGTHDTMSIRAGDAWQNQTMTLTQQLESGIRVFDMRTRHINNRFRMHHGIIAQDTYFNDVLNDIDSFLAANASETVLFRLRSEHTSENNTESYTQTLNKYLAAKGAKRWVPTNSNPTLNEIRGKFVILQEFSGYAPDGKPYGLSYGAIDKQDDYAMSTNWALYDKWTAVKNHLNKSKNGNRNTIYMNYLSGANGSFPYFVVSGHSSPGTSAPRLATGLTTPGWNSSYPDFPRVSCFIGICTIAFEGTNTLTANYIAHSAYNSGIAGMVMTDFPGKRFIENLIRLNTVADYRELRDARTGKCLDFEGVTPANGKKALLWDCANVAWQKWSYDAKTGLLHNKANPAYCLDNMGQPYAGGGIHMWQCNASNVNQQWNFVGNNLRPKANGYISVDAYGRDNGSQVGLWSNHDGSNQQWSWGN, encoded by the coding sequence ATGAAAACTTTTTTTATAAAGACAATGGGGTCTAAGGCCTTATTGGGACTTTTTACCGGTGTGCTCGGATTTTCCTCTCTCGCAAGTGCGCATAACGATGCTGCTTATAGTCATGATTATCGAGCTGTGGCGTCGAACCCTAGCTGGATGGCTGGAGTTGATGGTAATAAGCGAGTCAGTGAACTCTCTATTCCTGGTACCCACGATACCATGTCGATTCGTGCGGGTGATGCTTGGCAAAACCAAACGATGACATTAACGCAGCAGCTTGAGTCGGGTATTCGTGTGTTTGATATGCGAACACGTCATATTAATAACCGCTTCCGTATGCATCATGGAATCATTGCACAAGATACTTACTTTAATGATGTGTTGAATGACATTGATAGTTTCTTAGCAGCGAATGCTTCAGAAACTGTTTTATTCCGCTTACGCTCTGAGCACACATCAGAGAATAATACTGAAAGTTATACTCAAACTTTGAATAAATATTTAGCGGCGAAGGGTGCTAAACGCTGGGTACCGACTAATTCAAACCCTACGCTGAATGAAATTCGCGGTAAGTTTGTCATTTTGCAAGAATTCTCAGGTTATGCTCCTGATGGTAAACCTTATGGGCTTTCTTATGGCGCGATTGATAAGCAAGACGACTATGCTATGTCGACCAATTGGGCACTGTATGACAAGTGGACAGCGGTTAAAAATCATTTAAATAAATCAAAGAATGGCAATCGTAATACGATTTACATGAACTATCTTAGTGGTGCTAATGGTTCATTTCCCTATTTTGTTGTCAGTGGCCATTCAAGCCCTGGTACCTCTGCCCCGCGCTTGGCGACAGGTCTTACAACACCGGGTTGGAACAGTTCTTATCCTGATTTCCCACGTGTGAGTTGTTTCATTGGTATTTGTACTATCGCATTCGAAGGTACTAATACATTAACGGCAAACTACATTGCTCATTCAGCTTATAACTCAGGTATTGCAGGTATGGTTATGACCGACTTTCCGGGTAAGCGCTTTATTGAAAACTTGATTCGTTTAAATACCGTTGCCGATTACCGTGAACTTCGTGATGCACGTACGGGCAAATGTTTAGATTTTGAAGGGGTTACACCGGCCAACGGCAAGAAAGCCTTATTATGGGATTGTGCAAATGTTGCTTGGCAGAAGTGGTCGTATGACGCAAAGACAGGGCTATTACACAATAAGGCCAATCCTGCTTATTGTTTGGATAATATGGGTCAACCGTATGCGGGTGGTGGCATTCATATGTGGCAGTGTAATGCGTCTAATGTGAATCAGCAGTGGAATTTTGTTGGCAATAACTTACGTCCTAAAGCGAATGGCTATATTTCGGTTGATGCTTATGGTCGAGATAATGGTTCTCAAGTAGGGCTTTGGTCGAATCATGATGGTTCTAACCAGCAGTGGAGTTGGGGGAACTAG